Proteins from one Anastrepha obliqua isolate idAnaObli1 chromosome 2, idAnaObli1_1.0, whole genome shotgun sequence genomic window:
- the LOC129236940 gene encoding forkhead box protein fkh-2-like encodes MAPIFESNFSIRKILANNTTAKSETWDENNLSLTPPHPEAMTASDGEGSPNSELLDQRPAFTFSALVSMAIRSSPEKRLPLSAIQDWITENYPYYRKDQHGWQSQVRHTLSTNSCFIKMPRSLDDPGRGNYWALSPAVEGMKVNSASGRLQFDQSSAARAHFAIHSYGYPINHVMAHGVPMSHPQAPTAVYFPTPDELGQSQYAMMMQALQEQQAWFLFHHQRKQFLQQQLMQAQQQHQFNNTYHKMYQQMTFHQQQCEFLMSKKLPM; translated from the coding sequence ATGGCTCCTATTTTTGAATCGAACTTCTCAATACGCAAAATTCTTGCCAACAATACCACTGCAAAATCTGAAACATGGGATGAGAATAATCTATCGCTTACACCACCACACCCTGAAGCCATGACCGCTTCAGATGGCGAGGGATCACCAAACAGCGAGCTATTGGATCAAAGACCTGCTTTTACATTCAGTGCTTTGGTGTCCATGGCAATTCGGAGTAGTCCGGAAAAGCGTTTGCCATTGAGTGCAATTCAAGACTGGATCACGGAAAACTATCCTTATTATCGAAAAGACCAACACGGCTGGCAAAGTCAAGTGCGTCATACTCTTAGCACTAATTCTTGCTTTATCAAAATGCCGCGATCTCTGGACGACCCCGGTCGGGGAAATTATTGGGCCTTAAGTCCAGCAGTTGAAGGTATGAAAGTAAATTCCGCAAGTGGTCGCCTACAGTTTGATCAAAGCAGTGCTGCACGTGCACATTTTGCTATTCATAGCTATGGGTATCCAATAAATCACGTCATGGCCCACGGCGTACCGATGAGCCATCCTCAAGCACCCACCGCAGTTTACTTTCCAACGCCAGACGAACTTGGACAATCCCAATATGCTATGATGATGCAGGCTCTGCAAGAACAACAAGCGTGGTTTCTTTTTCATCACCAAAGGAAACAAtttctacaacaacaattgatgcaagcacagcaacaacaccaattTAATAACACATATCATAAGATGTACCAACAAATGACATTCCACCAACAACAATGCGAGTTCTTGATGTCCAAAAAGTTGCCAATGTAA